Within Fimbriiglobus ruber, the genomic segment GGCGGTCAGGTCGAACAGGGTCGGGGCGTCGGGGAGGTCGATCCCGAGTTCGGCCGCCCGGGCCGGGAAGTCCGCCGTGCGGGCCGCGACGACGGTGTGGGCGAGGAGGTACACGACCCGGGCGACGCCGGGGTCGTCGGCCGACCGGTCGAGTCCATCGACGGCGGCGTGGGACACGGCTCGAGCGACGGCGGCCGCATTGGCCCCGTCCGCGATGCGGCCGACGACGACTTGCCACGGGCGGGTGTCGGGGGGGTTCCGAGGCGGATGTGGCCCATAATCGGTCAATCTCGGGTGGTGGGTGAGGGAGTCGTAGGAAAGGGTACCCCGGGCGACGTATGGGCCACAAACCAGTAGTGAACAAAAATACAGATTATTTTCCGATCCGAGGACTTTCCCATCGGTTACACCAGCTGCTTGCCGTGACTACCTGCGAAATTTCGGGATGCTCTCGGCTCATCACTCGACGAGGCCGAGAGGCCGATGCGGAGGTAAGTCCAAATCCCTTCCCGCCCGGAAAGGTGTGAGATTCTTTGCTCTCGGGAGGGATGTGTGAATCGCTTGCTGTCGGGAGGGGTGTGTCGGACCCCTCCGCGCAATTCGACAACCGACCATCGGAAGTGTCGCGCACGGTCAACAGCCGCCTTCGTTCGAAGAAAACCGAATGGCGTTAGTACTACAGCGCAGGATATTATCCACTAGCCAACGAGGGACGTAAGTCGGCTCCGGCGCGTCGTTTTCGATGGCTGACGGCCGCCCGCCGATTCCTCTCTTGTCGCCAGTGGGACCACCTCAGGATCTCCGCCGCGTTCCATTCCCGAACGTCCAACAGGTGCATGAGGAGAGCCCGCACTTCGGGAACGGTCATCTGGGGCTCTTTTTTCCCCCAACCGGTGTTTCTGTAACACCAGGAAGGCCAGAGCCAACATCGACAGGGCCGTGTGGTGATGCCATCCCACCCACCCCCGCGTCTCATACTCGTCGAGTCCGCACTCCCCTTTACCGATCTGGAAATCTTCCTCGATGGTCCAACGACGTCCACGAATTTCGGCGAGTTTCTCCCGCCCGACATCCGCGGGGCATTGGACCGGTGGTACGTGACCTCCGGTTCCTGGCTCAGGGATCGCCGCGCTAACAGTCGCTCGGGTGATCCCCGGGCGTTCGTCCTCACGAAACCAGACCGTCACCTCGGCGTACTCGTACACCCGTGGTCCTTTGGTCCCGTCCCCGACCACCACCCGGTGCCAGGCGGTTGCGGGTAAGTAGGCGATCACCTCGTCCACCCGGCGACGTTCGCCAACGATCCGGGGCTGGGTCGGCCGCCGACCCCTTGACGGCTTCGGTCGTTGGTCGGCCGGAATCACCTCCGGTCGCTGGGTCCACACCTGGGTATCGCACGCGATGTCCAGGACGTACCACTTGCCGAGCCTCCGGACCCCCTGGACAAACGTCGGGTTGTCCCCGTACACGCTATCCCCACCGACCCACCGAAATGGGACGCCGGCCGCGATCGCGTCCGCGATCATCTCCCGGGCCAGTTCCGGTTGGGTTCGGAAGACCACGCCCTCGGGAACCCCGGCGTCTTGGCACCGGGGGCCATCCTCCACCCACTCCTCGGGGAGATACCACCGGCGGTCGACGACGGCGTGCCGCGAGACGAGGCGTAATTCGCGAACACCCCGATCTGGCAGTTGTCGACCCGCCCCAGGGTACCCGAATACTGCCGCTGGACCCCGACCGACTTGGTCCCCTTCTTGGGGAATCCGGTCTCGTCGACGTTCAGGACGGCGTCCGGATCGGTCAACGCGCCCACGACGGCTTGCCGCACGTCGCTCAGGAGCGCGCGGTCCGACCAGACCCCGGTGGCGACGAACGCTTGGAGGCTGCGAACCGGACCGCCGTTCGTCGCCTCGGCGATGTTCTCACTGTTGCGTCGGTCGCCCCCACGGAGGAGACCCTGGACGAACCGACGGGCATGGCCATCGTTCTCGCTCCGCCCAAAGAGTGGGTGAACTGGTCCAAGAAGCGATCGAGTTCGGGTTTGAGACGGAGGAGTTCTTGTTCGTCCATGAACAGCGCCGGAAAAGAGGGAAGATGTCTCCTGACAATACGTTATAACCAATCCCTATCCGGCGTCAAAGGGCTCTCTCGGCCTGCGCTGTAGTATTAAGCGGGCGTGGCGTTTTAGCACCGAAAAATCCGGATGTTTCTCGGGTTGCTGCGACAAAGTGCGCGGTCTTCACAATTCGCCCCGGATCGACGGAACGCATCCCGTTCCAGGTGGTTACAGCTCGCCTCCGACCGGCAGGCGGGGCGCAAATTGCAAATGATTTCGGTAAATCCGAGGTGCGTGGGATGGGCGGCATGGGCAGCGGGAAACGGTTCGGGCGGTCCAAGAACGCCTTGGTCGAAGACTGCTGGGACATCGACACGACTGACTTCGGCCGACGAGGGCTCCTCGCGCCCGGCACCCATCAATCCGGGAGCTGACGCGAACTCGTACCGCCCTGCTGGGTCGCGCGCTGTCGTCCACGATCGAATACACGCTCGACCTGCGCGCCCCCGACCAGGCTTTTGTGGAACTGCGGTATCGGTTGGTTCTGGCCGACGAGTCGCACACCTACCGGGTGCGGTTGGTGTCGACGGGCTGCGCGTTTGGTGGGGTGCGGTGGTGGTTCCTCTGTCCGTTGATCCGGTGGTGATCATCATCGGGAAGGAAAACACGAACAGCACGAAAGGAAAACGCGACGGCCGTGAGGTTGAGGGTTATTTCCCCTTCTTCGGGTCCTTGCCCGCTTTGGCTTTCATCGACTCGCGGAAGCGGTAACTTTCGCCCGACATCTCAAAGATGTCGCATTGGTGGGTCAACCGGTCGAGCAGGGCGGCCGTCATC encodes:
- a CDS encoding transposase, encoding MEDGPRCQDAGVPEGVVFRTQPELAREMIADAIAAGVPFRWVGGDSVYGDNPTFVQGVRRLGKWYVLDIACDTQVWTQRPEVIPADQRPKPSRGRRPTQPRIVGERRRVDEVIAYLPATAWHRVVVGDGTKGPRVYEYAEVTVWFREDERPGITRATVSAAIPEPGTGGHVPPVQCPADVGREKLAEIRGRRWTIEEDFQIGKGECGLDEYETRGWVGWHHHTALSMLALAFLVLQKHRLGEKRAPDDRSRSAGSPHAPVGRSGMERGGDPEVVPLATREESAGGRQPSKTTRRSRLTSLVG
- a CDS encoding transposase, with product MVITYCQETSSLFSGAVHGRTRTPPSQTRTRSLLGPVHPLFGRSENDGHARRFVQGLLRGGDRRNSENIAEATNGGPVRSLQAFVATGVWSDRALLSDVRQAVVGALTDPDAVLNVDETGFPKKGTKSVGVQRQYSGTLGRVDNCQIGVFANYASSRGTPSSTAGGISPRSGWRMAPGAKTPGFPRAWSSEPNRNWPGR